One part of the Tepidibacillus fermentans genome encodes these proteins:
- a CDS encoding pro-sigmaK processing inhibitor BofA family protein produces the protein MSGINMLWWGFILLIGILIFVFFGQSFLRLSKWMWYGIFHMAVGGILIYLINLGGQFVHFHIPLNPITAIVIGILGLPGLMAFIIIKFFITPV, from the coding sequence ATGTCAGGGATCAATATGCTTTGGTGGGGATTTATTTTACTTATAGGTATTCTTATATTTGTTTTTTTTGGACAATCCTTTTTAAGGTTAAGTAAATGGATGTGGTATGGAATTTTTCATATGGCTGTTGGGGGAATATTGATATATCTCATCAATCTTGGTGGTCAATTTGTTCACTTTCATATACCACTAAATCCAATTACCGCTATAGTTATTGGAATATTAGGATTACCAGGGTTAATGGCATTTATCATTATTAAATTTTTCATTACCCCAGTTTAA
- a CDS encoding DUF2508 family protein, whose product MLFCYFEGLKKKNQKVESESERLLEEIDQARMEWDTAIQHFQYADHPDMVEYIIYYIKAAEKKYMYLLNRYKNQYEDYQYKKNY is encoded by the coding sequence ATGTTATTTTGCTATTTCGAAGGGCTGAAGAAAAAAAATCAAAAGGTAGAAAGTGAATCCGAAAGATTGTTAGAAGAAATTGACCAAGCAAGAATGGAATGGGATACCGCAATACAACATTTTCAATATGCTGATCATCCAGATATGGTGGAATATATTATTTACTATATAAAAGCTGCTGAAAAAAAATATATGTATCTTTTAAATCGATATAAAAATCAGTATGAGGACTATCAATACAAAAAAAATTATTAA